A stretch of the Veillonella parvula DSM 2008 genome encodes the following:
- a CDS encoding YicC/YloC family endoribonuclease, which yields MKSMTGFGSGTATKDGITCTVEIKSVNARFLDLFIRSPKQMNPFESIIRGMIQDRITRGKVEVSVSILDAGERPKTFTINSVLRKQIQELLVQEEFYDNPKKVPLQAVNSISNEWIQQQDTPIAEEVLSDIVKEATTQALDALIAMRTAEGQHINQDLLERIGTLEYIITKIDTNKAGAVEAYREHIKTKIQEYLISLEASISEDRFIQEIALLADKTDITEEIVRFTSHVVQLKNTLADTNSIGRKIDFILQEMNREVNTIGSKAMDSIITEFVVQLKCELEKIREQVQNVE from the coding sequence ATGAAAAGTATGACCGGTTTTGGTTCTGGCACAGCAACCAAAGATGGTATTACCTGTACTGTAGAAATTAAGTCCGTAAATGCACGCTTCTTGGATCTATTTATTCGTAGTCCAAAACAAATGAATCCTTTTGAAAGTATTATTCGTGGAATGATACAAGATCGCATTACTCGTGGTAAGGTTGAGGTATCAGTTTCTATTCTAGATGCAGGAGAGCGACCTAAAACTTTCACTATTAATAGTGTATTGAGAAAGCAGATACAAGAGTTATTGGTACAAGAGGAGTTCTATGATAACCCCAAAAAGGTACCTTTACAAGCTGTAAATTCGATTTCTAACGAATGGATTCAACAACAAGATACACCAATTGCTGAAGAGGTACTTTCAGATATTGTAAAAGAAGCAACTACTCAAGCATTAGATGCTTTAATAGCAATGCGAACTGCGGAAGGTCAACATATCAATCAGGATTTATTAGAACGTATCGGAACACTTGAATATATAATTACTAAAATAGACACTAATAAAGCTGGTGCTGTAGAAGCATATCGGGAGCATATAAAAACTAAGATTCAGGAATATTTAATTTCTTTAGAAGCGAGTATTAGTGAAGATCGTTTTATACAAGAAATTGCTCTATTAGCTGATAAGACGGATATTACGGAAGAGATTGTCCGATTTACCTCTCATGTGGTACAATTAAAAAATACACTTGCAGATACAAATTCAATCGGTCGTAAGATTGATTTTATTTTGCAAGAAATGAATCGTGAGGTAAATACAATTGGCTCCAAAGCAATGGATTCGATTATTACTGAGTTTGTGGTTCAACTTAAATGTGAGTTAGAGAAAATTAGAGAACAAGTACAGAATGTAGAGTAA
- the remA gene encoding extracellular matrix/biofilm regulator RemA codes for MSIQLLNIGFGNMVSANRVMAIISPESAPIKRMVQDARDKGLLIDATYGRKTRAVLVMDSGQIVLSAIQPETVAHRLVQHDVDVDTVES; via the coding sequence ATGAGTATTCAATTACTGAATATAGGCTTTGGTAATATGGTATCTGCTAACCGTGTTATGGCTATTATTAGTCCTGAATCCGCCCCTATAAAGCGGATGGTTCAAGATGCTAGAGATAAGGGATTGCTCATTGATGCCACATATGGTCGTAAGACACGTGCTGTATTAGTTATGGATAGTGGTCAAATTGTATTATCTGCAATTCAACCTGAAACCGTAGCACATCGACTTGTGCAACATGATGTGGATGTAGATACAGTGGAATCATAG
- the gmk gene encoding guanylate kinase: MSDRGLLIVISGPSGAGKGTICANIRKEMPNLVYSVSMTTRAPRVGEREGINYFFRSKEEFESLLSEDAFLEYAKVYDNYYGTPKQHVMDLLDDGKSVLLEIDIQGAMQVKERFSDAVFIYIVPPSLSELSERLHNRGTDAKEVIDKRLSLACSELALAHRYDYIVVNDDLAEASEKVASILRAESCKISRNKEQIQYIYKQYQESKEK, encoded by the coding sequence ATGTCAGACAGAGGATTATTAATCGTTATATCCGGGCCATCTGGCGCAGGTAAAGGTACGATTTGTGCGAATATTCGTAAAGAAATGCCTAATTTAGTTTATTCCGTTTCTATGACAACCCGTGCTCCACGTGTGGGTGAAAGGGAAGGAATTAACTATTTCTTCCGCTCTAAAGAGGAATTTGAGTCTTTGCTTAGTGAAGACGCATTCTTAGAATATGCTAAGGTATATGATAATTACTATGGTACTCCAAAACAGCATGTAATGGATTTATTAGATGATGGGAAAAGTGTACTATTAGAAATCGATATTCAAGGCGCTATGCAGGTTAAGGAACGTTTTAGCGATGCTGTATTTATTTACATTGTACCGCCGTCACTATCGGAGTTATCTGAACGTTTACATAATCGTGGCACAGATGCTAAAGAAGTCATTGATAAACGATTGTCATTGGCTTGTTCAGAATTAGCCTTAGCTCATCGTTATGACTATATCGTCGTAAATGATGATTTAGCAGAGGCTTCTGAAAAGGTTGCCTCTATCTTGCGAGCTGAGTCTTGTAAGATTAGTCGTAATAAAGAGCAAATTCAATATATTTATAAACAATATCAAGAGTCTAAGGAGAAGTGA